ATAGCTGCTAATTAGTCTAAAACAAAACCCTACAACCTTTTAGGATGCAGGGTTTTGTTTGATTTTTCATTTGGTGGCGGGAAGTGGATTTGAACCACTGACCTTCGGGTTATGCTTACCATCTACAGCTTTCACTGCCTGGATTAACCAGTTTGTGGTCTGGACTGTCCCTTCACCCTCGTCTTTCACGTTAGGGTGCCTGCCTCCCAGTCTCTACACCTTCCCCATTTCTGAGGCTTGGTTCGGGATTACCGCGCTAGTGGCTTCCCCGAGTTTGACAGGTAATCGCACACAAGTTTCCTCATGTACCGCCCACTGCAAGACTAACTGATAAGCGTTTAGTTTGCCTTGCCCATTGAGCCCGACGAGCTACCAGGCTGCTCTATCCCGCGTCGCCTTCTCGTCTTTTTAAGTATAGCAACATAGTCAGAAATTTGGCAACTATAAAATCGATAATTCTCCAACAACTTCTAAACGCTTGTATTTCCCGAGGTTCATAAACTTTTCCGACAAGGCTTCAGCAACGCTGGGAGTAATCCAGCCCAACTGCTTGAGTAAGTGAATGGCAACTGCATATTTTGCTCGCTTTGCTCCATCCATAACTTTAATTGCCAATCCCATGCCTTCACCCAATCTGCCAAGGCACTGTACTCCTTCGGCACCAGCTTTGCTGACGAGTTCCCCAGGGGCTAAGCGCATCAGTTCTGTATCAAATTCTCCAACTCCAGCTACCATCTCTGGGTGATGGGTCATGGCACGGACAATGCGCTCTATATCCAAACTGCTACGAGAAGCAAGCTGAGCATACAATGACGCCATTTGAGCAAGTTGCATCAAATAAGTGGGTGCGCCGCAGTCGTCATGAACGCTGATGAATTCCTCGGCTGGCATTCGCAACAATTCTGATACTTTGTTTAAGATCAGCTGTTGTACTGGGTGTTTACGCTGTAAGTAGTTATTTAAAGACCAATTGCATTGCTGACAAACGGCTAGCATCCCTGCGTGTTTGCCAGAACAATTGTATTCCAAAGGACTGCGCTTACCTTCTGGAATCGGACATTGGAGTGCTGAAGGATCTATATCAGCTCGCCAAAGTATATTAAATGCCTGTCTTACTTGCTCTGTTGTTCCTTTATGGGAACTTGTAATAATCGCTAGGTCTTTATCGCTTAGGTTGTAGCGTTCTAAAGTCCCCGTGCTGGTTACGGCAAGTGCCTGAAATGGTTTGAGCGCGGAACGGACAAATGTAGCAGTTTCGGCGTTTCCGGCAACTGAAAGCACGCGTCCCCGCTCGTCGCATACGACAGCTTGGACTATGTGCTTTGATTCTATGATGCCTTCACGCAGTAACCTGACTTCTAATGCGGCGGCTTGTGTTCGTTTTCCCATTGTCATGGGTTAAAATTTACCATAATTTTGTCCTTTGTCCTTAGTCATTTGTGAGCCAGCGCAGCCAAGTTGGTTTCCAACTGTCACGGCTGACGTAAGCGCTACGCGAACGTTGTAGGGCGTGCGGGAGCGCTTACCAGAAGGTTCTTAGTCTTGTGCAAATGACTAAGGACGATTTACACTAGATGCCAAACGATAGTACCAGCAAGGAACAACACAGCCAAGCCAGCAAATGTCATTTGCAACCGCCTAATAATTGGTTGAATGGAGTAGGAAACAATCAGGCGATCGCGTGTTAGCAGTTCTTGCGGTTTCGTCCAAGTTTGACCGTCATACCATCCTGACTCTTCGTAAAAGATGATCGGACTCATCAAGCGATCTCGGATATAAGACCAACCCAAAGATAACCGCACTAGTACCAGCATTAACCCTACACTTGCTCCTGCTGAAGTACTCAGAATAAACTGTGCAATCTGCTTGTGTGGTGGAAAGCTTGCGGCTGCTACTGGTCCTGCCATGAGCCAAGATAGCGCCCACACAAGAGCGATTTTTGCGATATACTCGCCCCAACTGAGGGTGCAGTCACGAAACAGCCAGGAGGATTTTAACTCTTCGTACTCATTGAGCGGTTGTTGCTCAGTAGGAACTGGGCAATTTGAGACCGAAGATTTAATCATGTTGGTTTACCCCCACCATCAATGGATGTTGGAAACTCGATACGTTCCGCGTGTCCCCAGAACGCTTCTAGGTTATAAAACTCCCGTTCCTTGGGCAACATCACGTGAACAATAATTTCGCCGTAGTCTTGTACCACCCAACTTGCCTCGGATTTTCCCTCTACCCTCAAGGGACGCCGTTGCCACTCTGTTTTAACTTTTTCTTCAATTGCCTCAGCGATCGCTCTTACTTGTACCCTCGAATAGCCAGTCAACACCACAAAGTAATCCGCTAGGTAAGATACATCTGCTACCCTTAGCAGTAAAATATCACCTGCTTTGCGGTCTGATGCCGCTTCGGCAATGGTTAATGCTATCTTTCCACTCACATCGTTGGGATCAACCAGTGGACTTCCTTCCGGACTGTTTGTCACTGCGACAGATTGTCTTGGGAAATTTGCTTGGAAATAATCAGACATTAAACCTCAGCTGCTCTATCTTTTTTGTAACAGTTTTTTTACAATGACTTACGAACCACAATTGAATTGCAACTGTACGAACTGGTTTTTTTGAATACTAACAAAAAAAACAGGTTTCTACGCGCTTTGTTGGACAACTGGCTGTTTATTTTTCCACCTTGCACAGAACCAGTTGCGCGTAAAGACAACCCTTGGATGAACCAAACAAGAACTCTCAAGCAAGAATTTGAGAGTGTAATCGCTTGTCTTCCATACAGCCTGATTAATATTTTGACGGCTCATTTGTCGTAAGGCTTGCAATTGGGGGCTATCGCCACGTCCTGGCTCTAAGCTGTCTGCTAAAAACACGATACAAGAAGTCAGACTCATGCCTGGTCTACCCAAAGTGTGATTGGCAATCGCTTGTAATACTTCTTCATCATTCACGCCAAATGAATCTCTTGCTACGATCGCGCTCACGTCTGCATGCAACAAATGGGGATTTGCTTCTATCACCTCGTCTATTTCCAATCCCTCTTGACGTGCCATCAGCAAGAGCTTCTGCGGCTTAAAATATTTTGCCAAATCGTGCATTAATCCTGCCATTGCGGCTTTTCCTCGATCCACGTTGTAATGTACCGCTAGATCCACAGCCATTTGCTCAACCCTGAGAATGTGGTTGACTCTAGAAGATGGAACATTCTCTGCTAACCAGGCTAAGACTTTTTCGCGCATAACGGCTGTACTCTTAAAATAGAGGCTTATGGCAGGAATACAGTTAAACTGTTGATATCAGATAGATGATCTTACTTTAACAAAGTTTTAACGAAAAAGTTTTAACGAAGTTTGACGTTGAATTCCTGACCCTTGAGCATAACCTGTTTTTTAAACAAAAATATTCACTCCCAAGTGCGCGACTTAACTACAGATACGAGCCATACAATTGTGATATAATTTTATATCTATATAAATATCTTAATTAGTAGCAGCATAACGATTTTCCCAGACTAAAATAGTAGTCTAGTTTAGTAGCCCGACCATACGCAGATTGAGCTATGAGAGATGTTGAGTAAGAAGTACTCTGTTGTGACAATCAACCTCGTTCTCAATTGTAACTTCTAGATATCTATAATCGTTTGCAGTAAGTGGTCAAGCTACTAAAACCTAGATAGGTTATGCCTCTGGAATTCTGGAATAGGTTAAACTTCCTGTTTCGACACAACTATTGGCTCAACAATTGCTGGGCGCTTAGTTGTCACTGAGTAGAACAAAGACTCATACTGAGTTAATGCTTGTTCAAAAGCATATTGATCAACTGCAAATTGACGACTGTTATAACCAAAGGTTTTCACCTTTTCTGGGTGTTTGTACAAATCCAAAATTGCCTTTGCTAGAGCATGGGGGTCTTCTGGAGGAACGACAACTCCACCACCACTTTGTTTGATAGCTCGTGCAGCTGTGCCATTACTAGGGACAGATCCTACCAATGCCCGACCACTGGCAAGTAGCACTTGGATTTTCGATGGCATATTGAAAGATATGACGTTTTTCTTTTGCACCACCAAACCAACATCAGCAGCTGCCAACATTTCTGGCAAACGTTCACGAGGTTGAAAAGGTAGTAGCAAAACATTGTCTGCACCGCATTCAGTGCAAGCCATTTGTAGTCGTTGCAAACCTTTTGCTTCCCCAACAATCGCAAAAGCAATATCTGGAATATGCCTCAACAAAGAAGCAGCTTTGACAACAGTTTCTAAGCCTTGAGTCAGGGCAATGTTACCAGAGTATAACACCACAAATTTACCATCTAGGTTATGGGCTGCTCGAAAAGCGTTATTTTCTTTCGGTAAAGGTCGAATGAAATTGATATCAACCCAGTTGGGAATCTGTACGATTTTTTTGGGTGCTACGCCCTTTGTGAGCAAGTTTTCTACAAATCCATCAGCAATAACACTAATTTTGGTAGCACTCTGGTAGGCAAATTTTTCTAACACGGCAAACATTCTGATGAGCCATTTGTTCTTCAACAGACCAACGTGTACGGCAGCTTCCGGCAGTATATCTTGAAGATTCAACACCACAGGGCAGTTGTGCAGCCATCCCAAAAGGGCAGTTGGTAAGCAAACCGGTAGGGATGGTGACGTTGAGAGAATAACATCTGGACGCCAGCCTGCAAGTGCTGGCAGAAAGCTTGTCACTACGAAGCTAGCGTCTAACAATACCCGATCTATTAGGTTGGGCTGCGGGCGAATCCAAACAAAACTACGTTGGATTTGAACCCCATTTTTGTACTCAGTCACATACGACTTACCACGATAGCCCTGGTATATTCGACGCTCAGGGTAGTTGGGCATAGCGGTTACTACGCGCACTTGGTGTCCGCGCTTAACTAGTCCCTCTGCTAATTCAGTCATCAGAGGGGCGATACCGATTGGTTCTGGGTAATAGTTGTAAGAGTAAATCAAAATACGCATAACAAATTTCGTCTTAGTCTGAAGAACCCTGGTGTTTTGTTTTATGACAACATTGGCTTGCAACATGATTTCACACATTGGTGCGCCTCTATTGCATTTTGCCTTCAGACTCTCTTGAATGTCATTAATTATTCATTGAAGATTGAGTAAAATTTGACGCGACCTTCTAAAATATGGATTGCTGTATTCATTACCGCCTGATTAGTATATAAATTTTTTCTTGGGTATATTTACGTAATTACTCAATCTATTACTTAAGAGTTATATAAAGAACGTAAATAATGATGATTTGTGTATAAAATTAATGCATCTATGTAAATATAGACAACACGACAATAAAAAACCTGGCACTTATGCCAGGAGACTAAACCTTAGTTATTTAAATTTTGCAGTGAAGGAGGTTTGCTACACTTTTACTTTTTTACACCCTTAAAAATACTTTTAAACAGCACCACTGTTTTTGTTAAACAAGATAGCTACTGTTTTAAAAATTAACTTCAAATCGTACATTAAGCTCCAGTTTTTTTGATACTGCAAATCTAGGCGAATGACGTCCTCAAACTTACGAACAGTAGACCGTCCATTCACTTGCCATTCCCCGGTCATTCCCGGTTTTACATCCAAACGTTGCCATTCTGGAACTTCATAGCGCTCAACTTCATCAGGTGTAGGTGGTCTAGTGCCTACTAAACTCATCTCTCCTTTTAAAACATTCAAAAATTGGGGCAGTTCGTCCAGACTGGTTCGACGCAAAAAGCGTCCGACTTTGGTTACTCGTGGGTCGTTGTCTATTTTGAAAAAAGCCCCTTGAGCCTGGTTCTGCTTTTCAAGCTCGGCTTTCCTAGCTTCTGCATCAATATACATTGAGCGAAATTTCCAAATCCGAAAGCGCCTACCCATCCAACCACAACGGACTTGACTAAAGAGAATTGGACCGGGACTATTGAGTTTAATAGCTGCGGCAATAGGAATAAACAAAACTCCTGTAATGACCAAACCGACTAGTGATCCAACTACGTCTATAAACCGTTTCATCCAAGAACGGATAGAAGGATGTGTAGTCGGTAGCTGTTCTTCTAGTTGGCTCTTTGGTCGTGGTGTTTCACCTTGAGACTCAATTGAAAAAACTGTATCCAGTCCTGTAAGGTTAAGTACTGACATCACCTGAGGGGTGACATTCCGCAGTATAAATTCGATATTTGTTTCCTGAGCAATTTTCAAATTACTCACCAGGGCACCTAAACCACTACTATCCATAAAAGTAGTTTGGTGAAAGTCAATGATAATCTGTTTGGTACCGGGATTTGCTTGTGTGATTCCTTGGCACGTTTGCTTAAAGGCTACAGCCTCAAGCACGCTCAACCGCGCGGATACCTGCACAATTGCCGTGTCATTTGAGAACGTCAACGGAAAATTTACCTCTTTGGGTTGGCTAGTCATGAAGCCCTGCACTTTCGTTGCCATGTCAATATAATCTGCCAAACATTATTTGGTTCTAGCAAATAGCCTTACCTAATAAGTGTTAATCACTAGGAATAAAGACTCATCACTAGTTACTTCGCTTGAGATTGGATATCGTCAGAGACGATTCACAATAGAACAAGAAGCTAACTAAGGTTTGAAGTGTCAAGGATAAAGTATGAAAGAAAGGATAAATGGGAAAAGATGAAAAATGAAGTATTTTATACTTCACTTCATCCTTTATTTTTCTGAGTTTTGCCGTAACTTCATACTTCATACTTTGTACTTCATTCTTTTTTAGTAAAAAACATTCTTGCTTTTGTGCCGACTTAGCACATACGTGTTGCTTTCATCACATGACTGTTAAGACTACTATTACACCTACCGCACGCCTGATAGAGGTCTTTTCCGCCATACAAGGCGAAGGACTGAATGTGGGAATACGTCAGATTTTTATTCGCTTTGCTCTTTGTGACTTGCGCTGTCACTTTTGCGATAGCGCACATACTTGGAATGCACCCACCACTTGTAGGATAGAGCAAACCCCTGGATTACGTGACTTTAAAATTTACTCGAATCCGGTTACACTACCCATGTTACTAGAATGGGTTGAGCGGCAAAATCTGCCTTGTCTACACGATACCATTAGCTTGACTGGCGGCGAACCACTTCTTCATACCCC
The sequence above is a segment of the Mastigocladopsis repens PCC 10914 genome. Coding sequences within it:
- a CDS encoding asparaginase encodes the protein MTMGKRTQAAALEVRLLREGIIESKHIVQAVVCDERGRVLSVAGNAETATFVRSALKPFQALAVTSTGTLERYNLSDKDLAIITSSHKGTTEQVRQAFNILWRADIDPSALQCPIPEGKRSPLEYNCSGKHAGMLAVCQQCNWSLNNYLQRKHPVQQLILNKVSELLRMPAEEFISVHDDCGAPTYLMQLAQMASLYAQLASRSSLDIERIVRAMTHHPEMVAGVGEFDTELMRLAPGELVSKAGAEGVQCLGRLGEGMGLAIKVMDGAKRAKYAVAIHLLKQLGWITPSVAEALSEKFMNLGKYKRLEVVGELSIL
- the yqeK gene encoding bis(5'-nucleosyl)-tetraphosphatase (symmetrical) YqeK, with amino-acid sequence MREKVLAWLAENVPSSRVNHILRVEQMAVDLAVHYNVDRGKAAMAGLMHDLAKYFKPQKLLLMARQEGLEIDEVIEANPHLLHADVSAIVARDSFGVNDEEVLQAIANHTLGRPGMSLTSCIVFLADSLEPGRGDSPQLQALRQMSRQNINQAVWKTSDYTLKFLLESSCLVHPRVVFTRNWFCARWKNKQPVVQQSA
- a CDS encoding CGLD27 family protein — encoded protein: MIKSSVSNCPVPTEQQPLNEYEELKSSWLFRDCTLSWGEYIAKIALVWALSWLMAGPVAAASFPPHKQIAQFILSTSAGASVGLMLVLVRLSLGWSYIRDRLMSPIIFYEESGWYDGQTWTKPQELLTRDRLIVSYSIQPIIRRLQMTFAGLAVLFLAGTIVWHLV
- the rsfS gene encoding ribosome silencing factor encodes the protein MSDYFQANFPRQSVAVTNSPEGSPLVDPNDVSGKIALTIAEAASDRKAGDILLLRVADVSYLADYFVVLTGYSRVQVRAIAEAIEEKVKTEWQRRPLRVEGKSEASWVVQDYGEIIVHVMLPKEREFYNLEAFWGHAERIEFPTSIDGGGKPT
- a CDS encoding glycosyltransferase family 4 protein, with the protein product MRILIYSYNYYPEPIGIAPLMTELAEGLVKRGHQVRVVTAMPNYPERRIYQGYRGKSYVTEYKNGVQIQRSFVWIRPQPNLIDRVLLDASFVVTSFLPALAGWRPDVILSTSPSLPVCLPTALLGWLHNCPVVLNLQDILPEAAVHVGLLKNKWLIRMFAVLEKFAYQSATKISVIADGFVENLLTKGVAPKKIVQIPNWVDINFIRPLPKENNAFRAAHNLDGKFVVLYSGNIALTQGLETVVKAASLLRHIPDIAFAIVGEAKGLQRLQMACTECGADNVLLLPFQPRERLPEMLAAADVGLVVQKKNVISFNMPSKIQVLLASGRALVGSVPSNGTAARAIKQSGGGVVVPPEDPHALAKAILDLYKHPEKVKTFGYNSRQFAVDQYAFEQALTQYESLFYSVTTKRPAIVEPIVVSKQEV
- a CDS encoding anti-sigma factor antagonist (This anti-anti-sigma factor, or anti-sigma factor antagonist, belongs to a family that includes characterized members SpoIIAA, RsbV, RsfA, and RsfB.) — translated: MATKVQGFMTSQPKEVNFPLTFSNDTAIVQVSARLSVLEAVAFKQTCQGITQANPGTKQIIIDFHQTTFMDSSGLGALVSNLKIAQETNIEFILRNVTPQVMSVLNLTGLDTVFSIESQGETPRPKSQLEEQLPTTHPSIRSWMKRFIDVVGSLVGLVITGVLFIPIAAAIKLNSPGPILFSQVRCGWMGRRFRIWKFRSMYIDAEARKAELEKQNQAQGAFFKIDNDPRVTKVGRFLRRTSLDELPQFLNVLKGEMSLVGTRPPTPDEVERYEVPEWQRLDVKPGMTGEWQVNGRSTVRKFEDVIRLDLQYQKNWSLMYDLKLIFKTVAILFNKNSGAV